The DNA sequence GATTATTGCTTCGGGAGCGATTCTTCATTATCTGGATTTGACTCAGCATCACCAAACCAAGCACATTGTCAATCTGTCGCGCATCGAAGAAGATAAATATGTTTGGCTCGATCGCTTTACTATTCGCAATCTCGAACTTTTTAATTCGATAAACGAAGGCGCCAAAACGTTGGTTCAGGTGATTGATAAAACCATTTCGCCGATGGGCGCCCGTTTGCTGAAACGTTGGATTGCTTTGCCGCTGAAGGAAATTGCCGCCATCAACAATCGCCAAAATGTGGTGGAATATTTGGTGAAAGATGAAAGTTTGAAAGAAAATCTGGAAGAGCATATTCGGCAGGTGGGCGATCTGGAACGTATTATTTCGAAAGTGGCCGTTATTCGTATTAACCCGCGCGAAGTGGTGCAATTAAAACATGCCCTTCAGGCCATTGCGCCCATCAAAGAAATTTGCGCACAAACCGATAGCCCGAATTTGCAGCGATTTGCCGAACAGCTCAATCCTTGCGAATCGATCCGGACACGCATTGAAAAGGAAATCCATCCCGATCCGCCAGCGCTTGTAAACAAAGGCCACGTCATTGCTTCGGGCGTTTCACCCGAATTGGATGAGTTGCGCGAACTTGCTTTCTCCGGAAAAGATTACCTGGCCCGGTTACAGGAACGTGAAGCTGAGCGAACAGGTATTTCAAGCCTAAAGATCTCGTTCAATAATGTGTTTGGCTATTACATAGAAGTCAGGAATACCCACAAGGATAAAGTTCCGCCGGAATGGATTCGTAAGCAAACCTTGGTTGGAGCCGAACGCTACATTACCGAAGAGCTTAAAGAATACGAATCGAAAATTCTGGGTGCCGAAGAGAAAATTCTGGCGATTGAAGTTCGCCTGTTCAATGAACTGGTGGTTGCCTTGTCCGAATACATTCAGGCCATACAATTGGATGCTGCTATTGTTGCGCAGTTGGATTGTTTGTTGTCCTTTGCTTCCACAGCAATCGAATACAAATATTCGCGTCCTGAGATTAACGATTCTAAAGAGATTATCATCAAAGGTGGTCGCCATCCGGTAATCGAACATCAATTGCCAATGGGCGAATCGTATATTTCGAACGATGTGACACTGAATCAGGACGACCAGCAGGTGATCATCATCACCGGACCCAATATGGCTGGTAAATCTGCGTTGTTGCGGCAAACCGCACTGATTGTGCTGATGGCTCAGGTTGGAAGTTTTGTCCCGGCTGAAGCTGCTCAGATTGGCTTTGTCGATAAAATATTTACGAGGGTAGGGGCGTCCGACAATATTTCGCTGGGCGAATCCACTTTTATGGTCGAGATGAACGAAGCGGCCAGTATCCTGAACAACATTTCAGACCGAAGCCTGATTCTGTTGGATGAACTGGGTCGCGGAACTTCAACTTACGATGGTATTTCCATCGCGTGGTCGATTGTGGAGTATATTCACGAACATCCAAAAGCCAAAGCAAAAACCATGTTTGCTACGCACTATCATGAACTGAACGAAATGGAAAAATCGTTTGTCCGTGTGAAGAACTTTAATGTATCGGTAAAAGATGTGGGCAATAAAGTGATTTTCCTGCGTAAGTTGGTTTCGGGTGGAAGCAACCATAGTTTTGGGATTCATGTGGCCCGGATGGCCGGAATGCCGCCTTCTGTGGTTCGCCGGGCCGACGAAATTTTGCTTCAATTGGAGGATACGCACCGAAAAGAAGGCCTTTCGAAGCCTTTGGAAGGCATGGCTGAGAAAAGAGAAGGTTTCCAAATGAGTTTTTTCCAATTGGACGATCCGGTGCTGAAACAAATTCGCGACGAGATCAAAAATCTGGACATCAACGAACTGACTCCTTTAGAAGCTTTAAATAAGCTAAACGATATTAAGAAGATTACCGGTCTGGATCGGCCTTTCAAAAAATAATGCACCGAAAATGCCTAAAGTTTTAATCCTTTTTTGGAGAAAGAAAAAATAGGTATATATTTGCATCGCTGTTTTCGAAAGCACTAAACAGTACGTTCAAATCCGAAAAATGCTGCAATTTCCACCAGATTGCGGGATAATATTGAAAAAGGCATCGTTGTCCAGAATGAAAATTCGGGACTGCAAAATATGCGAGAATAGCTCAGTTGGTAGAGCACGACCTTGCCAAGGTCGGGGTCGCGAGTTCGAGTCTCGTTTCTCGCTCTTTTTAAGGAGGCCCGGATGGTGGAATCGGTAGACACGCAAGACTTAAAATCTTGTGACCATTGGTTGTGCGGGTTCAAGTCCCGCTCCGGGTACTTTTAAAATATCGGATCAATAAATTATTGCGAGAATAGCTCAGTTGGTAGAGCACGACCTTGCCAAGGTCGGGGTCGCGAGTTCGAGTCTCGTTTCTCGCTCAGAAAAAAAGCACTTCAGGAAACTGAGGTGCTTTTTGCATTTATTTCTCTCTGGAAATTACGCTTTTGTTTTACCAATTTTCAATTCTTTCCATTTAATCGGAGCACACTGCTGACTGTAGTTGAATCTGATCGATAGTATTCAGGATGTAATTCTCCGAATGTATTTCATTCGTAATCTGAATGCAAAATCCCCGGAAAACAAAGATGGTTTTCCGGGGATCTTTATGGTCAGAAGTATTGCTGATTTATTTGAAATGAATTATTAATTGAAATCTTTAATGCTCCTATCAGATAGCTATTTTTTTACGAGTTTATAGCATGTCATAGCTTCTTTATTCGTAATACCAATCAAATACGTGCCTGCGGGCAAGTTTTGTACCGATATTGCCTCATGATTAGCAACCTTTTTTTCGCTTATTAATTTACCATTCAAACTGGATATCCGGATTGTTGTTTGGTCCTCAATGCCAGTGATATAAAATTTGTCAGTTGTTGGGTTCGGGTATATACTTATCGAATTTTGCTTTTCGGGGTCAATGCCAGTCTTAATCACAACATTAATCTTAACAGTGTCACTTGTTGCAGAATAGTGTTCGGTATCGGCAGGCGAAAACTGTACGGTTAACTCTTGTAAATCGCCGGTATTCATTACAGTTCCGGCGATAGGGTTATAAACAAATGTTCCTTCAATATTTGCAACTGCATTTAATTGCAAATCGCTCAAGGCTGTCCCATTCACAATATCTTTTGGATTTTCCCAGGTAATTACAGGAACTGCTTTTCGAACATTGATCTGTACCGTTTTGTTGACAATCTTGTTTTTCGCCAGATCATTGGGTGTAAACGTTACGCTTAGTTCCTGAGCATCCCCAACATTTAATTTAGTTCCGGCAGCCGGTGTGTATTCAAAGGTGCCTTCCACAGTGCTTGTTGCATTTAGCTGAAGATCATTCAGGGCTGTTCCGTAGGAAATATCTGAAGGATTGCTCCAGGTAATGACCGGATTAGATTGGGTCGTTTTAAATGAAATTTCATAACTGTAAGCTATTCCTTCAGCATTTGCTGCATAAACGCGGGCATAGTAAACCGTATTTGGTTCCAATTCGGTGAGCGAAGCATAGAAGAAGCCTATTGTTGTTGGGGCTCCAAGGTTATGTATTTTGCTGTTAAACATGGTTGGGTTTGGACTGGTGCTCCAGCAAATGCCATAAGCTGTTGCATTAGGGAATCCAAAATCAGTAATGCTGCATTTGCCAATAGCAGAAGTTGATTCAATATCCTTTATTTCATAAAGTATTACATTGGCAATGATTCCTTTAGTGCTAAACGATACCTGTTCTCCGTAACTAGTTCCTGCCTCGTTAATCGAATAAGCCCTCACGTAGTATTTTGTATGAGTTTCTAATCCGGTTAATGTGGCAGAGAAAGCTCCTGCCTCGGAGATACTCCCTTTGTCTATCTTACTATTGTCAGTCGTTGGGTTTGGACTGGTACTCCAGCAAAAACCATAAGCAGTTGGGTTCGGTTGACCCAAATCGGTAATATTCCCGTTGGCAACAGCCGAATTAGTTGAAATACTGCTTACAGCTTGAGTCGTTACTGAAGGCAGTTTTAACGTGGTGAAAGTCATATCATCGCCATTGGTTGTTTCATTGGCATTTGCTCCCACAACCCTGTAGTGGTAGGTCGTACCCGCTGCTAATCCTGTAATTGCTTTGCTTACCAAGGTAGTTGTACTGCCCGTAACCGGGCTTTGATCAGCCGTAACGGTCGTTCCGTAACTGGTTGTCAAACCATATTCAAAAGTTACAGTAGTGCTGGCACCCTTGGCATTAATGGTTCCATTAAGTGTAGCTCCGGAAGATGTAATACTGGTCGCTGCATTGGTGATAGCAGTTGGGGTGTCCTCATACGTAAATTGGTCAGCACTACCCGTTGCGCTTGTTCCCCCCGCAGTTGTAACTGTAATATGTACTGTTCCGGAAGTGCTTGCCGGCGAAGTAGCTGTAATCTGTGTATCTGAGTTAACCGTAAAGCTTGTCGCAGCGGTTGACCCAAATTTCACCGCAGTAGCGTTTGTAAAGTCTGTTCCGGTTATTGTTACCGTAGTACCGCCAGCGGTGGTTCCGCTGGTGGGCGAAATGCTTGTAATGTTAGGGAGAGCTGCAAATGTAATATTCAATTTAAATTTCCCGTACATATTATCTGTAAATAATACGATGTAATAGGTTCCTGGAGTTAAAGTAGCAGTTGTTCCGTTACCAACTTTAAAGTATTTCTTGGAACTTAAACTTGCGTCGTAGCTTGTTGAAACCAGAAATGCAAAATGACTTGTTGTAATTTCATTTGATGAAGCAAATAAAGTAATTGTACCGCTTTTAATAAGAGTTACCTTATATCCTTTCGAAGGATATGATCCATTAACACTAACAAGGTTCATTGTTGGTGCCAATGTAGAAGAAGACATGTCTACATCATCTGTAGGGGCAAAAGGAAGGGTAATTTGTTCGTAAAATGATTCTGTTAGAGTAGTTGTACCAGTAGTAAATGTCTGATCCTGTCCATTCGTTGTTCCTCCGGTATTTTCGCCAACTACCCTGTAATGGTAAATTGTGTTAGCCGTTAAGCCTGTAATTGCTTTACTTACCGAAGTGGCAGAACTTCCGGTAACCAGACTTTCGTCGGCGGTAACAATAGTGCCATAGCTGGTTGTTATTCCATACTCGAAGGTAACTGTTGTGCTGCTTCCATTGGCATTCACTGATCCATTAAGTATAGCTCCGGAAGATGTAATGCTGGTAGCAGCGTTGGTGGTTGCAACAGGAGCTGAGACAGTGGGTAGTGCCGTTACTACTCCCAGATTTACAGAGTTTAGAGTGTTACTTACATAGTAGCTGCCTGCACTGCCGGTATTACTGCTGCTTGAAACTACAAATGAACCGCCTGATGAAAGTGGGTTGTAAGCGATTTGTAAATCCGATTCAGTATTGCCGTTCAACTCACCGACACTATATTGGATACCCACTAAACCTGAATAGCTGCTTAGCGGACTTGTGAATGTATAAGCCAGGCTTATACTCTGGTCACTTCCATTGGTAACGGCAGTCCCCGAAAAATTAATGCTGTTGTTGGTAATCGTTACATCAGAAGAGGGGCTAAGTACAAGACCCTTGACAGAAAAAACAGTGCCGTTTTTTATAGTAAATCCACTACTGCCAACACTCAGGAGAGAGGGCTGCGGTGCGGCCCATACCCCTGCTGCCAGCAATAGTACTGTTATTATTGTGTAAATTGTTTTTCTCATAATATAATATTTTAGAAAAGAATTATCACTTAGTTGCATATACTTTCGGTGAAGCAATAGATTTGGTAGAATATGAAAAGCAATATTCTACCAAATCTCGATTGCTTACTATTAATCTAGCTTTATCATATTAAATTGGGCCCCAATACCTGGTGCTAAATTCAAAGTTAAAGGAGTTGCAGAGTTGTTTCTAAGGGTCAAAACATCCCCGGCTGCCAAGGGAAAAATGGCTGTTCCAGAAATGTGGCCACTGGCCACTAAACAGGTTATATTTGTCGAAGCATCTACAGTTCCATTTACTGCAACAGCAATAGCGCTACCAATTCCGGCAGTAATATTTATTGAATAATCAACCTTATAGCTTCCGGCAGTATTAACTGTGATTGTCGTTGTACCTGCTGTATGATTCGTATTTGTCAATGGTCCATTGTTCGAAAAAGGAACATCAGCTCCTCCTACAACTGTTGCATCTGCGATTGTAGCAAATTCATATACATAACCAAAGTCTGATAATCCAGAGCCGCCTGTAGCTGGTGTACTCCATGTACCATCACCTCTTAGATAGGTAGCCGAACTGGCAGTTCCACTGCCCAAGCGTGCTGTTGGTACAGTGCCGCTAGCTAAATTCGAAGCGTTTAAATTCGTTACGGCAGAGCCATTTACTGCGGGCAGGGCATCTGTGCCATTTATTAGAACTACCCAGGCTGCGCCTGTATAATAATAGAACCCGGTGGCGCCATCTGTTTGATACACTATTAGTCCAGTTGCCGGACTACTGATAGCAGCCCGCTGAGCTGCAGTCATCCGAGGAGTTAATAACCCTTTGGTAGTGCTTGTTACATCAAGCATAGCCGAAGCATCAGGTGAAGCTATTCCTACACTAACCTGTGCATTTACGGTTAAAGAGAAAGTGATAATTACCGCTAAAATAACTAGTAGTTTTTTCATGTTTATAAATTTTAAATTGTATGGTTTATTTTATGCTAATATTATGGTTGAGTGAAGTTCTACTTTAAACACAGTCCTGTAATGATCAATCTCGGAAAAGTTTGTGGTATTCATCGTTGTGAAAAACAACTAAGTGAAAGGTTGATTTCCCATAGAATGCTTATTAGAGTCTTTGATGGTATAGATGTCTGCAAATTACAACATAATATTTAGAAATGAAATGACTTTGCTTGATCATATTCGAAATTTAATTAAATTTTTATCGAAATATTTTTTGAATAGTGAACCAAATTTGGAATTCGGTTGTGGTTTTGGATGCAGTCTATTGATCTCGACTCGGTAAAACTTATGGAGTTGTTTCTCAGGATCAGACTGTTTGAGTTTATTCGCAAGCTTGATCCTAATTGTTGATCGACTGCTGAAAAGCCGACAGGTGGTTGGGTGTCATTAGGCAATAAAGTGGCTGAATTCTCTTGAGACAGCTTCCTGCTTATGTATAGAAAATTATTAAATTCTTTTCAAGGTTGGAGTTACGAGTTCCCAGCCTGCCAGAAGGCTTGTCAGGCGGGGAGTCTCGTTTCTCGCTCAAAAAAAAAGCACTTCAGGAAACTGAGGTGCTTTTTGCATTTTGATAATCGTTTATTTGTCGATGTAATACCGCACCATCGGCCTGTTTTTCGATGTGCTGTCCACAATCTGAAATCCGGCATCTTCAAACGATCGGAATAATCCAATCCAGGCAAATGAATCTGCCAGTTTTTCCTGAGTTGGGATGGTTGGGTAGGCTTCAATGATTCCAATTTTTTCTTTTCGGGCATATTCAATAATTCCTTTTAAAAGTTGAACCGAAACACCCTGTCGCCTGAAATTTTTGTCAACTAAAAAACACGGAATTGACCAAACAGGTTGGTCATCAATTCGTTTGTGAACGCGCGATTTCTCTAGTTTTAAAAAGTCTTCACGTGGGGCAAAAGCACACCAGGCAATGGGCAAATCTTCATAAAATCCAAGAATTCCGACTGGTTTGCCTGCCCAAACCAGCTCTTTCATCGCCAATTTGTTGCCGTCGTTTTCTTTCCCTTCCTGAAAATCTTGTTTCCGAAGTCGGGGCCACATGCACCAACAATTTCCGCAGGCCCCGCGTTCACCAAAAAGCTGGACAAATTTACCCCAATTCTTTTTGGTTAAAGGCTCGAAAGTGAGCTGACTTAAAAATTCAGGATCTTTGTACTTCTTCTTCTTTGCCATATCTGATTTGTTTCTATCTGACGATACTTTAAATATACTTTAACCACCATTTGTTTTGCCCATCCTTATAGATGCTGTACTTGCGGCATGGATAGTATAAAATAAGGACAACTGCGATCCAAATGATATAGATTGCCCAAAGTTGAAGCCCGCTTTCTACTCCTTTGGGGCGGCCAAAATTTCCGGAAGCAAAATCCATTTGAGTCCATGAAAATCCCTGAAGGAACATGATTGCGATTAGAAGTGGATGAACAATATACCAGTGAATCAGATAAAAGAATAGAGGAACTTTTCCATAAATGGATACAAAATTGGTAAAATTGTTTCTCACCTGATCAGCAAATGCAAGTATTAAAAACATGATTCCTAAGGTTACTAAGCTATACAGAAGTGATGGTGGGTATTTGGTTACGTTAATAAAAGACAGAAAGGTAAATAAGTTATTCTTCTGTGATGTCCACAAACTCAGATCGCCGTAAATGTTGATGAAACGAAGAACTGTAAACAAAACCAATGCACCCAAACCTATTTTTAGAAACGTAGTGCTTCTTTTGTTATCAGCCAATTCAAACAGTTTTCCCGAAGCAAAACCTACCAACATAATTCCCAGCCATGGAACGGGTGGGTATCCAATAACGAATGTTATTTGAGAGGTCAAAGGAAATGCTGTGGTTGCAAACAATGGTGATAAAATGGTTTTCAATATAGGAAATCCTTCTAGCGGAATGAATGGAAGTAGATTATGCCCGAACATGATGGTTAAGCCTGTTATCCCAATAATTGCAGGAGACAACCTAAGCATAAAACTCAGGATAATAAAACCAAGTCCTATGGCTGCAATCACTTGAAAAAGCCAGGTGTGAAATCCCAAGTCGAACCAGACTCCAAAGTTGACGAGTGTAAATTCGAGCAGGATCAACCAGAGTCCCCGTTTGATAAGATTTTTTCTACTTTCTGTCGGTGTATGTCGATTGTTGAATGAAATATAAGCTGACGTTCCTGCAAGGAAAACAAAGATGGGCGCACACAAATAAGTAATCAGTCTGGTGAAAAACAACGCCGGGGTGGTCGATGAAAGATCAACCGGATTTTGCGTGATGGAGGTAACATGCATCAGGTCACGAACGTGGTCCAGAACCATTAAAATCATAACCAGCCCTCGGGTAAAGTCTATACTGTAAATTCGTTTCATTGCAATTTGTTTCGTAAAAGCCAATTGTTTTGCTGATTGGCAATTTAAGGATTTCTGCAATAAAAAAAGCGTCCGGATTTTGCTCCGAACGCTTCTGTATAGGAATGTTTATGTTTTTTTATTCCTGAGTTGCAGCAGCTATTTGCCTCACTTTACTTCCGGGGTAAACTTTTAGAGCTTCTTCCAGAATTTTTAATGAAGTTGCCAGATCCTCTTTCTTCAGCACGTAAGCAATACGTACTTCGTCTTTGCCGTATCCCGGAGTGGTATAGAATCCGGTTGCAGGAGCCATGAAAATAGTTTGATTTTCGTATTCAAAGTCGCTCAGTAACCACGCACAGAATTTGTCAGAATCATCAATTGGTAGTCGAGCAACGGTGTAGAAAGCCCCCATTGGAATGGGAGAATAGACTCCGTTGATTCGGTTTAATCCGTCAACAAGGAATTTGCGACGTTCAACATATTCGTCGTAGATGTCGTGCATGTATTCTTTATTGTTGTCGAGCGAGGCTTCCGCAGCGATTTGTCCAATCAACGGCGGACTTAAACGGGCCTGACAAAACTTCATCACGTTTTTCTTCAGTGCTTTGTTTTTGGTAATTAGAGCGCCAATGCGGATTCCACATTCGCTGTATCGTTTCGAAACAGAGTCTATCAGTACTACATTTTGCTCAATTCCTTTCAGATGGAACGCTGAAATATAGGGTGCTCCGGTATAGCAAAATTCGCGATATACCTCGTCGGAGAATAAATACAAATCGTATTTTTTGATCAGGTCACGAATCTGGTTCATTTCACTGCGGTTATACAAATAGCCTGTTGGGTTATTCGGGTTGCAGATCATGATTCCTTTTGTTCGTGGAGAAATCAGTTTTTCGAATTCGGCAACAGGCGGAAGCGCAAAACCTTCGTCAATTTTAGATGGAATAGATTTGATGACAGCGCCCGCCAGAATAGCGAAAGCAGTGTAATTGGCATAGGCTGGTTCAGGAACGATAATTTCATCACCCGGATCGAGACAGGCCAGGAACGCAAAAGTTACCGCTTCAGATCCTCCGGTAGTGATGATTATATCGTCGGCTGTAACATCAATATTAAATGTGTGATAGTACGCCGCAAGCTTTTCGCGGAATGATTTGATTCCTTCACTGGGAGAATACTCCAAAATTTTACGGTCAATATTGCGTATCGCGTCGATTGCGTTTTGTGGTGTAGGCAAATCAGGTTGACCAATATTTAGGTGAAATACCTTTTTGCCCTTTTCTTTGGCTTTGTCGGCCAAAGGAACCAGTTTCCGGATGGGGGAGTCTGGCATCAAATTACCACGTTCCGATGTATTTGGCATGTTTTAATATAAAATTAGCAGTAAGCCGGCAAATATACGATTATCAAATCTAAATTAAAATTTTAGGTTTTTATTTAATCCGAAATATTAACGGCAGATTAACTTTCATATTTCCAGTGTATTTGTTTATTTGGTTTTAATTTGATTATAATTTGTATGACAACTCTTAAAACTGACAATTTTTATTGTATTTTATCATGTTTTTGATACGTTGAATAGGCTACTTTTGAGCTCATACAAAACATTAAATCTACGACGATGATTATAGGAGTGCCAAAAGAAATTAAGAACAACGAGAACCGCGTTGCTTTAACACCAGCAGGTGTAGCCGAAATGATTAAAAGTGGTCATACAGTTTATGTGCAGGCAACTGCCGGAATGGGTAGTGGATTTAGCGATGAAGATTATATTCATGCAGGTGCAACGATGCTTCCAACAATCGAAGAAGTATATGCCATTGCTGAAATGATTATCAAAGTGAAAGAACCTATTGAGTCAGAGTACAAGCTGATAAAAGAAGGTCAGATTTTATTTACTTATTTCCATTTTGCTTCAAACAAACCATTAACTGATGCAATGATTGGAAGTAAAGCTATTTGTTTGGCTTACGAAACAGTTGAAATGCCTGATCGTTCGTTGCCTTTGCTGGTTCCTATGTCGGAAGTGGCTGGTCGTATGTCGATTCAGGAAGGAGCAAAATACCTGGAAAAAACTTACGGCGGTTACGGCGTATTGCTGGGCGGCGTTCCCGGAGTTCCACCTGCTAAAGTATTGATTATTGGTGGTGGAATTGTCGGAACCGAAGCTGCTAAAATGGCCGGTGGTTTAGGCGCTGATGTCACAATTATCGATGTTAGCCTGAAGCGTTTACGTTACCTTGACGATATTATGCCAGCGAACGTAAAAACATTGATGAGCAACGAATACAACATCCGCGAGATGGTTCGTAATGCCGATGTGATTATTGGTGCGGTTTTAATTCCTGGCGCTGTTGCTCCAAAATTGGTTACCCGCGATATGATCCCAACGATGAAACCTGGAACGGTAATGGTTGACGTAGCAGTTGATCAGGGCGGTTGTTTCGAAACAACTGTTGCTACAACCCACGATCATCCAACTTTTGTAATTGATCATGTTATTCACTATTGTGTAGCCAATATGCCGGGCGCTGTGCCACGCACATCAACTCTGGCTTTGACAAACGCTACACTTCCATATGCTATACAGATTGCTAACAAGGGGTGGAAGAAAGCCTGTGTGGATAGTGAACCATTGAAAAAGGGGTTGAATGTTGTTAATGGGAAAGTCGTTTTCGAAGGAGTAGCTGAAGCTTTCGGACTTCCTTATCAAGACGTTCAAACAGTACTCTAAATCCTGAAAACCCCTGTAAAGTGGGGTTGTTCTTTTTATCGAAATTTTTCAAATCATAGAAAAGGTCGGAACAATCAATTCCGGCCTTTTTTCATTTTCACCTGAAGGTTTTATTCGGTCAACGAAGTAATTTTTCTATTTTTGCACCTTCGTTTAAATAGATAATCAGGAAATACTCAATAAAATACAAATCATGGATATCCCCAGCAAGTACAATCCCGCCGAAGTTGAAGACAAATGGTACAAGTACTGGATGGAAAATAAGTTTTTCCATTCCGAACCCGACGAACGTGAACCTTATACCATCGTCATTCCACCACCAAATGTCACTGGCGTACTGCACATGGGGCATATGCTCAACAATACCATTCAGGATATCTTAACCCGTCGTGCCCGAATGCTTGGGAAAAATGCATGCTGGGTGCCTGGAACCGACCATGCCTCCATTGCTACCGAAGCGCGTGTGGTGAATAAATTGAAGAATGAAGGAATTTCGAAATTCGATTTGAGCCGAGACGTATTTCTGGAACATGCCTGGGAATGGACCAACAAACATGGTGGTATCATTCTGGAGCAGTTGAAAAAACTGGGGGCTTCATGCGATTGGGATCGCACTGCCTTCACCATGGACGATGTTCGCAGCGAATCGGTTATCAAAACTTTTGTTGATTTGTACGACAAAGGTCTGATCTATCGCGGTGTTCGAATGGTGAACTGGGATCCTGCTGCAAAAACTGCGTTGTCAGACGAAGAGGTGATTTACCGCGAAATGCAATCAAAACTCTATTACCTGAAATATAGGATAGCCCCCTCTGACTCCCCCGAGGGGGAGGAGAAGAAACCCCAATACAAGACTGCAAGAAAATCTGAGTATGAACTGTTGAAGAAGAATGCCAAAGAATTACGTCGATTTTCAACTGAAGCTGAAGGAGTTTTATGGGAAGCTTTAAGAGGAACCCAATTAGGAGAAAAATTCAGGAGACAACATATAATAAATGACATCATTGTTGATTTTATTTGCCTTTCAAAAAACCTTGTAATTGAAGTTGACGGAGGGTATCACAATACAAGAGAAATTCAGGACTTGGATAAAATCAAAACTGAAATTCTGAATGATCTAGGATATACAGTCATTCGTTTTACAAACGAAGAAGTTCTTGTAAATACTGATAAAGTTGTACAATCTATCCAAGATGCGTTAAAAAGCTCCCCCACTGGGGGAGCTGAGGGGGCTGGGCTTTATGTGACCATTGCAACTACCCGTCCTGAAACGATTCTGGGCGATACCGCCGTTTGTGTGAATCCAAACGATCCACGTTTCACACACCTGAAAGGCAAACGGGTGCTGGTTCCGCTGATCAACCGCTCCATCCCAATTATTGAAGACGAATATGTGGATATGGAGTTTGGTACCGGCTGTTTGAAAATTACTCCGGCTCATGATGTGAACGACTATGAAATTGGGTTGCGATTCAATCTTCCAAGTATCGACATTTTTAACGATGATGGTACTCTGAGCGAAAAAGCCGGAATGTATATTGGCGAAGATCGGTTTGCTGTTCGCGAAAAAATCATGGTCGATCTGGAAGCCGCCGGAAA is a window from the Aquipluma nitroreducens genome containing:
- the ald gene encoding alanine dehydrogenase, encoding MIIGVPKEIKNNENRVALTPAGVAEMIKSGHTVYVQATAGMGSGFSDEDYIHAGATMLPTIEEVYAIAEMIIKVKEPIESEYKLIKEGQILFTYFHFASNKPLTDAMIGSKAICLAYETVEMPDRSLPLLVPMSEVAGRMSIQEGAKYLEKTYGGYGVLLGGVPGVPPAKVLIIGGGIVGTEAAKMAGGLGADVTIIDVSLKRLRYLDDIMPANVKTLMSNEYNIREMVRNADVIIGAVLIPGAVAPKLVTRDMIPTMKPGTVMVDVAVDQGGCFETTVATTHDHPTFVIDHVIHYCVANMPGAVPRTSTLALTNATLPYAIQIANKGWKKACVDSEPLKKGLNVVNGKVVFEGVAEAFGLPYQDVQTVL
- a CDS encoding DUF1624 domain-containing protein yields the protein MKRIYSIDFTRGLVMILMVLDHVRDLMHVTSITQNPVDLSSTTPALFFTRLITYLCAPIFVFLAGTSAYISFNNRHTPTESRKNLIKRGLWLILLEFTLVNFGVWFDLGFHTWLFQVIAAIGLGFIILSFMLRLSPAIIGITGLTIMFGHNLLPFIPLEGFPILKTILSPLFATTAFPLTSQITFVIGYPPVPWLGIMLVGFASGKLFELADNKRSTTFLKIGLGALVLFTVLRFINIYGDLSLWTSQKNNLFTFLSFINVTKYPPSLLYSLVTLGIMFLILAFADQVRNNFTNFVSIYGKVPLFFYLIHWYIVHPLLIAIMFLQGFSWTQMDFASGNFGRPKGVESGLQLWAIYIIWIAVVLILYYPCRKYSIYKDGQNKWWLKYI
- a CDS encoding pyridoxal phosphate-dependent aminotransferase, with product MPNTSERGNLMPDSPIRKLVPLADKAKEKGKKVFHLNIGQPDLPTPQNAIDAIRNIDRKILEYSPSEGIKSFREKLAAYYHTFNIDVTADDIIITTGGSEAVTFAFLACLDPGDEIIVPEPAYANYTAFAILAGAVIKSIPSKIDEGFALPPVAEFEKLISPRTKGIMICNPNNPTGYLYNRSEMNQIRDLIKKYDLYLFSDEVYREFCYTGAPYISAFHLKGIEQNVVLIDSVSKRYSECGIRIGALITKNKALKKNVMKFCQARLSPPLIGQIAAEASLDNNKEYMHDIYDEYVERRKFLVDGLNRINGVYSPIPMGAFYTVARLPIDDSDKFCAWLLSDFEYENQTIFMAPATGFYTTPGYGKDEVRIAYVLKKEDLATSLKILEEALKVYPGSKVRQIAAATQE